The Leptotrichia trevisanii DSM 22070 genome has a segment encoding these proteins:
- a CDS encoding class I SAM-dependent methyltransferase: MIEKIGNVKLNLSYYNGKDEYSDGDIENELLEIAKNNDSFEDVIYESDKWPLIYHLSKQRQNILEWYDFKGNETLLEVGAGCGAITELFLKKLKKVVAIEISKKRSLINANRNKKYKNLEIMVGNLNDMEISEKFDYITLIGVLEYSKGFTISETPEITFLKNLKKYLKPNGKIIIAIENKFGLKYWAGAREDHTGKYFNGIQGYLDIETVATYSKTELEDILKKVGLADFEFYYPLPDYKMPEVIFSDNYLPKIGDLRNLIHNYDMSRYILFDEGVVYDQLIKDKNFEKFSNSFLVVSKNKKIEEKKEIEKEVKKHEGYFYKIFRRWKAKKI, encoded by the coding sequence ATGATAGAAAAAATAGGAAATGTAAAATTAAATTTGTCTTATTATAACGGAAAAGATGAGTACAGTGATGGTGATATTGAAAACGAGTTATTAGAAATTGCTAAAAATAATGATTCCTTTGAAGATGTAATCTATGAAAGTGACAAATGGCCATTAATTTATCATTTAAGTAAACAAAGACAAAATATTTTAGAATGGTATGACTTTAAAGGAAATGAAACATTACTTGAAGTTGGTGCTGGATGTGGAGCAATAACTGAGTTATTTTTAAAAAAATTAAAAAAAGTAGTTGCGATTGAAATCTCAAAAAAAAGATCATTAATAAATGCCAATAGAAATAAGAAATATAAAAATTTAGAAATTATGGTTGGAAATTTAAATGATATGGAAATATCAGAGAAATTTGATTACATAACATTAATTGGTGTATTAGAATATTCAAAAGGTTTCACAATATCTGAAACTCCCGAAATTACTTTCTTAAAAAATTTAAAGAAGTATCTAAAACCTAATGGAAAAATAATAATAGCTATTGAAAATAAATTTGGATTAAAATATTGGGCAGGAGCAAGAGAAGATCACACAGGAAAATATTTTAATGGTATACAAGGTTATTTAGATATTGAAACAGTAGCAACGTATTCAAAAACAGAATTAGAAGATATTTTAAAAAAAGTCGGCCTTGCAGATTTTGAATTTTATTATCCACTACCTGACTATAAAATGCCTGAAGTAATTTTTTCTGATAACTATCTTCCTAAAATTGGAGATCTTAGAAATTTGATACATAATTATGACATGTCAAGGTACATACTTTTTGATGAGGGTGTAGTTTATGATCAACTAATAAAAGATAAAAATTTTGAAAAATTTTCTAATTCATTCTTAGTAGTATCAAAAAACAAAAAAATAGAAGAAAAAAAGGAAATAGAAAAGGAAGTTAAAAAACATGAAGGTTATTTTTACAAAATATTCAGACGTTGGAAGGCAAAAAAAATATAG
- a CDS encoding glycosyltransferase family 2 protein produces the protein MRKIDATIVIPVKNGGNVLKILLNKIFSQKTTLEYEIIVVDSGSKDNSLEIIKKYPKIKLYEIKPEEFNHGLTRNFGASKGTGEFIVFLTQDAIPASDFWLDNLVSSCKLKENIAGAFGKHLPYPDCNILDKRDLFFHFENFGKCTTFQKIEDKEKYNNDIVYVQWLSFFSDNNSCLKRKVWEKIPYDNVTFAEDQIWAKKIIELGYTKVYAPYAPVYHSHNYELKEYGKRYYDNFKGVYNVYNHGYIHKKYLVYLYTLNSYLSDKKYIKTLNLEKKEEKKWKKYSLIRNYYKYLGAYLATKYVMSDEKTKKELDKKYSQQKKQRES, from the coding sequence GTGAGAAAAATAGATGCTACAATAGTAATTCCTGTAAAAAACGGAGGAAATGTATTAAAAATTTTATTAAATAAAATTTTTTCTCAAAAAACAACATTAGAGTACGAAATTATTGTTGTTGACTCTGGTTCAAAAGATAATTCGTTAGAAATAATAAAAAAATATCCGAAAATTAAATTATATGAAATAAAACCAGAAGAGTTTAACCATGGCTTAACAAGAAATTTTGGTGCTTCTAAAGGAACAGGAGAATTTATAGTTTTTTTGACTCAGGATGCAATACCTGCTAGTGACTTTTGGCTAGATAATTTAGTTAGTTCCTGTAAATTAAAAGAAAATATTGCTGGAGCATTTGGAAAGCATTTGCCTTATCCTGATTGCAATATTTTAGATAAAAGGGATTTATTTTTTCACTTCGAAAATTTTGGAAAATGTACAACTTTCCAAAAAATAGAAGATAAGGAAAAATATAACAATGATATTGTCTATGTCCAGTGGTTAAGTTTCTTTTCTGACAATAATTCATGTTTAAAAAGAAAAGTTTGGGAAAAAATACCGTATGACAATGTAACATTTGCGGAAGATCAAATATGGGCAAAAAAAATTATAGAACTAGGATATACCAAAGTTTATGCTCCATATGCACCTGTTTATCATTCACATAATTACGAATTAAAAGAATATGGAAAAAGATATTATGACAATTTTAAAGGAGTTTACAATGTCTACAATCATGGATACATACATAAGAAATATCTAGTTTATTTATATACTTTAAATTCTTATCTTAGTGATAAAAAGTATATAAAAACTTTAAACCTTGAAAAAAAAGAAGAAAAAAAATGGAAAAAATATTCTCTAATACGTAATTATTATAAATACCTAGGAGCATATTTAGCAACAAAATATGTAATGTCAGATGAAAAAACAAAAAAAGAATTAGATAAAAAATACTCACAACAAAAAAAACAGAGAGAGAGTTGA
- a CDS encoding glycosyltransferase family 2 protein yields MSKINLIMPMAGGGTRFKKEGIMLPKPLIELDGRPFFFWATQSITKFIDIDNLIFVILKEHVENYNIDKEILKYYPNAKLQVIDEVLNGAVLTCLEGVKLVDNDNPILFNDCDHAFLCDSFYEFCKNKNFKDIDGALLTFKSDDPRYSYVALDENDNVIQTMEKKVISDKAICGAYYFKNKDIFKTSTEEYLDNCNYEEYFVSGIYNIMSNHNKIIKYFLTDLHVSFGTPEEYEEAKKYNFNNLL; encoded by the coding sequence ATGTCAAAAATAAATTTAATAATGCCTATGGCTGGAGGAGGAACAAGATTTAAAAAAGAAGGAATAATGTTGCCTAAACCATTAATAGAACTAGATGGACGTCCTTTTTTCTTTTGGGCAACACAATCAATTACAAAATTTATTGATATTGATAACTTGATTTTTGTAATATTAAAAGAGCATGTTGAAAATTATAATATAGATAAAGAAATTTTGAAGTATTATCCAAATGCAAAGTTACAAGTTATTGATGAGGTTTTAAATGGAGCTGTTTTAACGTGTTTAGAAGGAGTTAAATTAGTTGATAATGATAATCCTATTCTGTTTAATGATTGTGATCACGCTTTTTTGTGTGACTCATTCTATGAATTTTGTAAAAATAAAAATTTTAAGGACATTGATGGAGCTTTATTAACATTTAAATCTGATGATCCAAGATATAGTTATGTTGCTCTTGACGAAAATGATAATGTAATTCAGACGATGGAAAAAAAGGTTATAAGTGATAAAGCGATATGTGGAGCTTATTATTTTAAAAATAAAGATATTTTTAAAACTTCCACGGAAGAATATTTAGATAATTGTAATTATGAGGAATATTTTGTTAGTGGTATTTATAACATTATGTCTAATCATAATAAAATAATAAAATATTTTTTAACTGATTTGCATGTATCTTTCGGAACACCAGAAGAATACGAAGAAGCTAAAAAATATAATTTTAATAATCTATTGTAA
- a CDS encoding glycosyltransferase yields MIMKILKIYKNEGIKGVMHRIRNRIHSQKETNIQKNNINEFYSFIENCVKDEKEEFNLENTNIIINWVLPPFGPGSGGHINIMRFINYLEKKGISNRIYLYARFGGETQESLKQFAIDYYDLNQNSNTEFYPHTDYMDYSHITIASSWESAYFVRSFGKTKHKVYFVQDFEPEFFPKSSSYFFAENTYKFGFVGITAGSWLSKKLSKDYKMECYDYGFSYDKELYKPLPKKNDGIVRIGLYARYHTPRRLFELYVLALNIFYKKCQKNNIKVEISFLGQDVSHINFPYPVNNLGTMKIKDIPKVCAENDIFLVPSGTNLSLVPLEVMACKTLAVSNRGENAEWLLNDENSILTDADPIDIAEKLYEVTINKEKREKIAEQGYNFAIKTSWEESGEKVYKVIKNILEKKEEK; encoded by the coding sequence ATGATAATGAAAATATTGAAAATTTATAAGAATGAAGGAATAAAAGGCGTTATGCATCGAATAAGAAATAGAATTCATTCTCAAAAAGAAACTAATATTCAAAAAAATAACATAAATGAATTTTATAGTTTTATAGAAAATTGTGTAAAAGATGAAAAAGAAGAGTTTAACTTAGAAAATACCAACATAATTATAAACTGGGTTTTGCCTCCTTTTGGCCCTGGATCAGGAGGACACATAAATATTATGCGTTTTATAAATTATCTTGAGAAAAAAGGAATTTCAAATAGGATTTATTTATATGCGAGATTTGGTGGAGAAACACAAGAAAGTTTGAAACAATTTGCAATAGATTATTATGATTTAAATCAGAATTCTAATACAGAATTCTATCCTCATACTGATTATATGGACTATTCTCATATCACAATCGCCTCTTCATGGGAATCGGCCTATTTTGTTAGAAGTTTTGGAAAAACTAAACATAAAGTGTATTTTGTACAAGACTTTGAACCTGAATTTTTCCCAAAAAGTAGTAGTTACTTTTTTGCTGAAAATACGTATAAATTTGGATTTGTTGGAATAACTGCTGGAAGCTGGCTTTCAAAAAAATTAAGTAAAGATTATAAGATGGAATGCTATGATTATGGATTCTCTTATGATAAAGAATTATACAAGCCTTTACCTAAAAAAAATGATGGAATAGTAAGAATTGGTTTATATGCTAGATACCATACGCCAAGAAGATTATTTGAATTATATGTACTGGCATTAAATATTTTTTATAAAAAATGTCAAAAGAATAACATAAAAGTAGAAATATCCTTTTTAGGACAAGATGTTTCACATATTAATTTCCCTTATCCTGTAAATAATTTGGGAACAATGAAAATAAAAGATATACCAAAAGTTTGTGCGGAAAATGATATATTTTTAGTACCTTCAGGAACAAATTTATCTTTAGTTCCGTTAGAAGTAATGGCATGTAAAACGTTAGCAGTATCAAATAGAGGAGAGAATGCAGAATGGTTACTAAATGATGAAAATTCAATATTGACAGACGCAGATCCTATTGACATAGCTGAAAAATTATATGAAGTTACAATAAATAAAGAAAAACGTGAAAAAATAGCAGAACAAGGCTATAATTTTGCAATAAAAACTTCTTGGGAAGAATCAGGAGAAAAAGTTTATAAAGTAATAAAAAATATTTTAGAAAAGAAGGAGGAAAAGTAA
- a CDS encoding HAD family hydrolase, producing MKKNKLILCDLDGTLFDTTKVNYYSYKEALNEINYDMDYDFFIKECYGKHYKGFLPKIGLNENEMEIVHKIKKNTYSKHLNTAKINTHLFNILEFSKNEYYIALVTTASKENSEQILNFFNKKELFDLIIAAEDVENKKPNPEGFIKAMNYFSIEPEDTLIFEDSDVGIEAAIKSKANIFKIERF from the coding sequence ATGAAAAAGAATAAACTAATTTTATGCGATTTGGATGGTACTTTATTTGATACTACAAAAGTAAACTATTATTCTTATAAAGAAGCATTAAACGAAATAAACTATGATATGGATTATGACTTTTTTATAAAAGAGTGTTATGGAAAACACTATAAAGGATTTCTTCCTAAAATAGGATTGAATGAAAATGAAATGGAAATTGTTCATAAAATTAAGAAAAATACATATAGTAAACATTTAAACACTGCAAAAATTAACACTCATTTATTTAACATACTTGAGTTTTCTAAAAATGAATATTATATTGCATTGGTAACAACTGCTTCCAAAGAAAATAGCGAACAAATTCTTAATTTTTTTAATAAAAAAGAATTATTTGATTTAATTATCGCAGCAGAAGATGTTGAAAATAAAAAACCAAATCCAGAAGGTTTTATTAAAGCAATGAATTATTTTAGTATAGAACCTGAAGATACTTTAATTTTTGAAGACTCAGATGTTGGTATAGAAGCAGCTATTAAAAGCAAGGCAAATATTTTTAAAATTGAAAGATTTTAG
- a CDS encoding ABC transporter ATP-binding protein gives MQEKVIELKNISKVYKLYKNKRDRLKESLFFFSKKKYHSDFYALDNINLEVRKGEILGLVGTNGAGKSTLLKIITGVLTPSSGKININGKISALIELGAGFNPEYTGIENIELYGTLMGLQKEEIESKKKEIIDFADIGEFVYQPVKNYSSGMFARLAFSVAINVDPEILIVDEALSVGDVFFQLKCYKKFTEFTEKGKTILFVTHDMGSVLKYCNRAILIEKGKKIEDSTPKIVIDKYKKIMVGITEDVEKNKEVETVQINSEKLETLKNNMEINKNFTEYGEMDAEIIDFAFVNKGNITNNMEKGDDVTIKMKVKFHKDVKEPIFAFTIKDRKGTELVGTNTQLEKLSFGIVKAGEIIEVNFSQKIFLQSGEYLMSYGCTGFKNDKFIVYHRLYDVYRIVILSDKDTIGFYDMRSIVSVDRIRG, from the coding sequence AAATAAACGAGATAGATTAAAGGAATCATTGTTCTTTTTTTCAAAAAAAAAGTATCATAGTGACTTTTACGCATTAGATAATATTAACTTGGAAGTAAGAAAAGGAGAAATTTTAGGATTAGTTGGTACAAATGGAGCAGGTAAATCGACACTTTTAAAAATTATAACAGGTGTTTTAACTCCTTCTTCTGGTAAAATAAACATAAACGGAAAAATATCAGCATTAATAGAATTAGGAGCAGGTTTTAATCCTGAATATACTGGAATAGAAAATATTGAATTATATGGAACTTTGATGGGATTACAAAAAGAAGAAATTGAATCTAAAAAAAAAGAAATTATTGATTTTGCAGATATTGGCGAATTTGTTTATCAACCTGTTAAAAATTATTCAAGCGGAATGTTTGCAAGGTTGGCTTTTTCAGTTGCAATAAATGTTGATCCCGAGATTTTGATAGTTGATGAAGCACTAAGTGTTGGTGATGTATTCTTTCAATTAAAATGTTACAAAAAATTTACTGAATTTACTGAAAAAGGAAAAACTATTTTATTTGTAACACATGATATGGGATCTGTATTAAAATATTGTAACAGAGCTATATTAATTGAAAAAGGGAAAAAAATCGAAGACTCAACTCCTAAAATAGTAATTGATAAGTACAAAAAAATAATGGTTGGAATAACAGAGGATGTAGAAAAAAATAAAGAAGTTGAAACAGTTCAAATAAATTCTGAAAAATTAGAAACCTTGAAAAATAATATGGAAATTAATAAAAATTTTACTGAATATGGAGAAATGGATGCTGAAATTATTGACTTTGCATTTGTGAATAAAGGCAATATTACTAATAATATGGAAAAAGGAGATGATGTTACCATAAAAATGAAAGTAAAATTTCATAAAGATGTAAAGGAACCAATTTTTGCTTTTACTATAAAAGATAGAAAAGGTACAGAACTTGTTGGAACTAATACTCAACTTGAAAAACTTTCATTTGGAATAGTTAAAGCTGGAGAAATTATAGAAGTTAATTTTTCACAGAAAATTTTTCTGCAAAGTGGTGAATATCTAATGTCGTATGGATGTACGGGATTTAAAAATGATAAATTTATTGTATACCATAGGCTGTACGATGTGTATAGAATTGTAATACTTTCCGATAAAGATACAATAGGTTTTTACGATATGAGAAGTATAGTTTCAGTAGATAGAATAAGAGGTTAA
- a CDS encoding lysylphosphatidylglycerol synthase transmembrane domain-containing protein produces MNIVLLVASIFLLCIAQMIKILRWRLFIEVYEEPRNRNLVQALAFGNLVNLFLPFRIFGEIFRVIYSGKEMKNKYAFSLSTVIVDRILDVISVGIIFSIFYILKIPNKTIEKNLIFYILFSLIIIIVITIVYGLKKYVKAISLKIASLFNENIELNFLKFMWSLIWNFKDIFSKINKIKIITLTVMMWGFYAISYSLFSLFLITIGYHFNLVDIFILLFSNDTYGLNSIIKQIPFIFYIYMFSSILIMLFISKFIKIKIPSRIINSREEEYLNLLPNQNNKERLQFLEKYFLDKDKSYIENYLKINQNITIIRDFSAGSNATTMLCMKDDKMFYRKYAFEDKDKLYDQIVWIEMNKKLGLPLPNIVSQEKTDKYCYYDMPYNPNAMVLFEYSHSMPYENGWNIMKKALEKLSETVYTQNIRKADKETIYKYVDSKVTSNIEKIFESKIIKKLSKYDEIFINGRAYKNLSYYLKYLSKDYLYNIFKNDMYSDLHGDLTIENIVCVRNIAKDDFYIIDPNTGNVHDSANLDYGKLLQSIHGGYEFMMKTYDVSLEENKINFLFTKSHTYVYFYEKLNEYMNSQFSREQVKSIYFHEIIHWLRLMPYKIRKDSDRVLIFYSGLLMVLNDVIEMYGDDNEKE; encoded by the coding sequence ATGAATATAGTTTTATTAGTAGCTTCTATTTTTCTGCTTTGTATTGCTCAAATGATAAAAATTTTAAGATGGAGATTATTCATCGAAGTCTATGAAGAACCACGAAACAGAAATTTAGTTCAAGCACTAGCTTTTGGTAACCTAGTAAATTTATTCCTGCCATTTAGAATATTTGGTGAAATATTTAGAGTAATTTATTCTGGAAAAGAAATGAAAAATAAATATGCTTTTTCATTGTCAACTGTCATTGTTGATCGTATCCTAGATGTTATTTCTGTTGGAATAATTTTTTCCATATTTTATATTTTAAAAATTCCAAATAAAACAATAGAAAAAAATTTAATATTTTATATATTATTTTCATTAATTATAATAATTGTTATAACTATTGTTTACGGACTGAAAAAATATGTTAAAGCTATTTCACTTAAAATAGCTTCATTATTTAATGAGAATATTGAACTTAATTTTTTAAAATTCATGTGGTCTTTAATATGGAATTTTAAAGATATATTTTCTAAAATTAACAAAATAAAAATTATAACTTTAACAGTTATGATGTGGGGATTTTATGCAATATCTTATTCTTTATTTTCTTTATTCTTAATCACCATAGGCTATCATTTTAATCTAGTTGACATATTTATATTACTTTTTTCCAATGATACATATGGATTAAATTCAATTATAAAACAAATACCGTTTATATTTTATATATATATGTTTAGTTCTATTTTAATAATGTTATTTATTTCAAAATTTATTAAAATAAAAATACCATCTAGAATTATAAATTCAAGAGAAGAAGAATATTTAAACTTATTACCAAATCAAAATAATAAAGAAAGATTACAATTTTTGGAAAAATATTTTCTTGATAAAGATAAGTCTTATATTGAAAATTATTTGAAAATTAATCAAAATATTACTATAATTAGAGATTTTTCGGCAGGTTCTAATGCAACAACAATGCTTTGCATGAAAGATGACAAAATGTTTTACAGAAAATATGCTTTTGAAGATAAAGATAAATTATATGATCAAATAGTTTGGATAGAAATGAATAAAAAACTTGGATTACCATTACCAAATATTGTAAGTCAAGAAAAAACTGATAAATATTGTTATTATGATATGCCTTACAATCCAAATGCAATGGTGTTATTTGAGTATTCCCATTCTATGCCTTATGAAAATGGATGGAATATAATGAAAAAAGCATTGGAAAAATTAAGCGAAACTGTTTATACTCAAAATATCAGAAAAGCAGACAAAGAAACTATATATAAATATGTAGATTCAAAAGTTACTTCTAATATCGAGAAAATTTTTGAATCTAAAATAATAAAAAAATTGTCAAAATATGATGAAATATTTATTAATGGTAGAGCATATAAAAATTTATCTTACTATTTAAAATATTTGTCAAAAGATTATTTATATAATATATTTAAAAATGATATGTATTCCGATTTACATGGAGATTTAACTATTGAAAATATAGTATGTGTTAGAAATATTGCTAAAGATGATTTTTATATAATTGATCCTAATACAGGGAATGTTCATGATTCTGCTAATCTGGACTATGGGAAATTATTACAGTCAATTCATGGTGGATATGAATTTATGATGAAAACTTATGATGTAAGTCTTGAAGAAAATAAAATCAATTTTCTTTTTACTAAATCGCATACTTATGTGTATTTTTATGAAAAATTAAATGAATATATGAATTCCCAATTTAGTAGAGAACAAGTAAAAAGTATTTATTTTCATGAAATAATACACTGGTTAAGATTAATGCCTTATAAAATAAGAAAAGATAGTGATAGAGTGTTAATATTCTATTCAGGTTTATTAATGGTATTAAACGATGTTATAGAAATGTATGGTGATGACAATGAAAAAGAATAA
- a CDS encoding NAD-dependent epimerase/dehydratase family protein produces MKILVTGAAGFIGSQLAYRLWKNGDELILIDNFSYGKEDNLIFSDHDFRNEIIRMDIRDREGIESLLKNGDVDYVYNIAGIAPLPDCQSNPQEAIDVNTTGFVNILENSRKFGVKKVIQASTNAIYENDKNFPTKEDKFELPTLIYPNTKYVAERFAQSFCDTYGMNVTCIRFANVYGPHIDCLRKQPPFVAYMIRELYYNRTPVFHSDGTQRRDYIYVDDLIDLAIAVQKGEGFDCVNCSSLTNYSVNEMYEIASKIMGKNIKAEYADDAHYWEKYPELYEGFYKIKDSILKEEINKYSLCDNTYAKTKYNWEPKVDITEGLKRVIENECELLSQLDKI; encoded by the coding sequence ATGAAAATATTAGTAACAGGAGCAGCTGGATTTATTGGTTCACAGCTTGCTTACAGATTATGGAAAAATGGAGATGAACTTATACTTATAGATAATTTTTCTTATGGAAAGGAAGATAATCTTATTTTTTCAGATCATGATTTTAGAAATGAAATAATTAGAATGGATATTCGAGATAGAGAGGGTATAGAATCATTATTAAAAAATGGAGATGTAGATTATGTTTATAATATCGCAGGAATAGCACCACTTCCAGATTGTCAGTCTAATCCACAAGAAGCAATAGATGTTAATACAACTGGTTTTGTAAATATACTGGAAAATAGTAGAAAATTTGGAGTAAAAAAAGTAATTCAGGCAAGTACAAATGCAATTTATGAAAATGATAAAAATTTTCCAACTAAAGAAGATAAATTTGAACTTCCTACGTTAATTTATCCAAATACAAAATATGTTGCAGAAAGATTTGCTCAGTCTTTTTGTGATACTTATGGAATGAATGTTACTTGTATTCGTTTTGCAAATGTTTATGGGCCTCATATAGATTGTCTAAGAAAACAGCCACCTTTCGTTGCTTATATGATTAGAGAGTTGTATTATAATAGAACACCAGTTTTCCATTCAGATGGAACTCAACGGAGGGATTATATATATGTAGATGATCTTATAGATTTAGCAATAGCTGTTCAAAAAGGAGAAGGATTTGATTGTGTAAATTGTTCTTCATTGACAAATTATTCTGTAAATGAAATGTATGAAATTGCATCTAAAATAATGGGAAAAAATATTAAAGCAGAATATGCTGATGATGCTCATTATTGGGAAAAATACCCTGAGCTTTATGAAGGTTTTTATAAAATAAAAGATTCCATCTTAAAAGAAGAAATTAATAAATATTCACTTTGTGATAATACCTATGCTAAAACTAAATACAATTGGGAACCAAAAGTGGATATTACTGAAGGACTTAAACGTGTGATAGAAAATGAATGTGAATTATTAAGTCAATTAGATAAAATATAA
- a CDS encoding glycosyltransferase family 2 protein, whose amino-acid sequence MKDKILVFIPMYNCEKQIGRVIDQLVGEIKPYISEAIIVNNRSTDNGEQVVLEKLKNLNTDLSIKLLRNNENYGLGGSHKVAFKYAIENNFDYIIVLHGDDQGNIADFIPLLKNQTHKKYDCCLGARFMKGSKLIGYSPIRIWGNYGFNWLFSMVAREKVYDLGSGLNLYSVESLKNEYYIKFPDTLYFNDCMILAYCYYKQKMLFHPISWREEDQISNNKIIKFSISLLKMLGNYMKNKRKYLESEMREKIINDYKAECIYKIN is encoded by the coding sequence ATGAAAGATAAGATTCTTGTTTTCATACCTATGTATAATTGTGAAAAGCAAATTGGAAGAGTAATAGATCAACTTGTAGGTGAAATTAAGCCTTATATTAGTGAAGCAATAATTGTAAATAATCGTAGTACTGATAATGGAGAACAGGTAGTATTAGAAAAATTAAAAAATTTAAATACAGATTTATCTATAAAATTGCTAAGAAACAACGAAAATTATGGTTTAGGTGGCTCTCATAAAGTTGCTTTTAAATACGCAATTGAAAATAATTTTGATTATATTATAGTATTACATGGAGATGATCAAGGAAATATTGCTGATTTTATACCTTTACTAAAAAATCAAACTCATAAAAAATATGATTGTTGTTTAGGTGCAAGATTTATGAAAGGCTCGAAATTAATAGGGTATTCTCCAATAAGAATTTGGGGGAATTATGGATTTAATTGGTTATTTTCTATGGTTGCCAGAGAAAAGGTGTATGATTTAGGTTCAGGATTAAACTTGTATTCTGTTGAAAGTTTAAAAAATGAATATTATATTAAGTTTCCAGATACTTTATATTTTAATGATTGTATGATCTTGGCATATTGTTATTATAAACAAAAAATGCTATTTCATCCTATTTCTTGGAGAGAAGAAGATCAAATATCCAATAATAAAATTATTAAATTTTCAATTTCGTTATTAAAAATGTTAGGAAATTATATGAAAAATAAACGAAAGTATCTCGAATCTGAAATGAGAGAAAAAATTATTAATGATTATAAAGCTGAATGTATATATAAAATAAATTAG